In Lemur catta isolate mLemCat1 chromosome 1, mLemCat1.pri, whole genome shotgun sequence, one DNA window encodes the following:
- the RUBCN gene encoding run domain Beclin-1-interacting and cysteine-rich domain-containing protein isoform X5, whose amino-acid sequence MRLEGAGMDLGGCEEESRREHWQLLGNLKTTVEGLVSTNSPNVWSKYGGLERLCRDMQSILYHGLIHDQQVCCRQTDYWQFVKDIRWLSPHSALHVEKFINLHENGQSSADGVSERAVAELWLQHSLQCHCLSAQLRPLLGDRQYIRKFYTDTAFLLSDAHVTAMLQCLEAVEQNNPRLLAQIDASMFARKHESPLLVTKSQSLTALPGSTYTPPTSYAQHSYFGSFSSLHQSMPNNSSERRSTSFSLSGPPQKPQESRGHISPAEDQTVQAPLLSVSALARDSPLTPNEMSSSTLTSPIEASWVSSQNDSPSDASEGPEYLAIGNLDPRGRTASLQSHSSNAESSSSNLFSSSSSQKPDSAASSLGDQEGGRESQLSSVLRRSSFSEGQTLTVTSGTKKSHIRSHSDTNIASRGAPEGGQYQCSGEGMFRRPSEGQSLISYLSEQDFGSCADLEKENAHFSISESLIAAIELMKCNMMSQCLEEEEVEEEDSDREIQELKQKIRLRRQQIRTKNMFPIYQETEHGSFRVTSSSSQFSSRDSAQFSDSGSTDEVDELEIQDDSEGSNLTHMSKNGLSVSMASMFSDADIRRSTASSSKSFNSSQSFSHCFLHSTSAEAVAMGLLKQFEGMQLPAASELEWLVPEHDAPQKLLPIPDSLPISPDDGQHADIYKLRIRVRGNLEWAPPRPQIIFNVHAAPTRKIAVAKQNYRCAGCGIRTDPDYIKRLRYCEYLGKYFCQCCHENAQMVIPSRILRKWDFSKYYVSNFSKDLLIKIWNDPLFNVQDINTALYRKVKLLNQVRLLRVQLYHMKNMFKTCRLAKELLDSFDTVPGHLTEDLHLYSLNDLTATRKGELGPRLAELTRAGAAHVERCMLCQAKGFICEFCQNEEDIIFPFELHKCRTCEECKACYHKACFKSGSCPRCERLQARRELLAKQSLESYMSDYEEEPTEALALEATVLETT is encoded by the exons GAGGGAGCACTGGCAGTTGCTGGGTAATTTGAAGACTACTGTGGAGGGTTTGGTGTCAACCAACAGCCCTAACGTCTGGTCCAAGTATGGTGGCCTGGAGCGGCTTTGCAGGGACATGCAGAGCATCCTCTATCATGGGCTCATCCATGACCAG CAGGTGTGCTGCCGCCAGACTGATTACTGGCAATTTGTGAAAGATATCCGGTGGCTCAGTCCCCACTCAGCTCTTCATGTGGAGAAG TTCATCAACTTACATGAGAATGGCCAGAGCAGTGCTGATGGTGTGAGTGAGCGTGCCGTGGCAGAACTGTGGCTGCAGCACAGCTTGCAGTGCCACTGCCTCTCAGCCCAGCTGCGACCTCTGCTTGGGGATAGACAGTATATCAGAAAATTCTACACAG ATACTGCTTTCCTGCTAAGTGACGCCCACGTCACGGCCATGCTCCAATGCCTAGAAGCAGTGGAACAGAACAACCCCCGCCTCCTGGCTCAGATTGATGCATCTATG ttcgCCAGAAAGCACGAGAGCCCGCTATTGGTGACAAAGAGCCAGAGCCTGACAGCTCTGCCTGGTTCCACATACACCCCTCCAACCAGCTATGCTCAGCATTCCTACTTCGGGTCCTTCTCTAGCTTGCACCAATCCATGCCCAACAACAGCTCGG AGAGAAGATCTACTTCCTTTTCACTCTCTGGCCCTCCCCAGAAACCTCAAGAAAGCAGAGGGCACATATCACCAGCAGAGGATCAAACTGTCCAAGCCCCCCTGCTTTCAGTCTCTGCACTAGCCAGGGATTCTCCTTTGACTCCAAATGAGATGAGCTCCAGCACTCTAACCAGCCCCATAGAGGCATCCTGGGTCAGCAGCCAAAATGATTCCCCAAGTGATGCCAGTGAGGGGCCTGAGTACCTGGCCATTGGCAACCTGGACCCCCGAGGACGGACTGCCAGCCTTCAAAGTCACAGCAGCAATGCCGAGAGCAGCAGCTCCAATTTGTTCTCCTCCAGCAGCTCCCAGAAGCCAGATTCTGCTGCTTCTTCCTTAGGGGACCAGGAGGGAGGTAGGGAGAGCCAGCTGTCCAGTGTCCTTCGTAGGTCCAGCTTCTCAGAGGGGCAGACACTCACTGTCACCAGCGGGACGAAGAAAAGCCATATCCGCTCCCATTCAGATACCAACATCGCTTCCAGAGGAGCCCCAG AGGGTGGTCAGTACCAGTGCTCAGGGGAAGGCATGTTCCGAAGACCATCGGAAGGACAGTCACTCATCAGCTACCTCTCTGAGCAAGACTTTGGCAGCTGTGCAGACCTGGAAAAG GAGAATGCCCACTTCAGCATCTCAGAGTCCTTGATTGCTGCCATTGAGCTAATGAAATGTAATATGATGAGCCAGTGCCTAGAAGAGGAGGAAGTAGAGGAGGAAGACAGTGATAGAGAAATCCAGGAGCTGAAGCAGAAGATCCGCCTTCGGCGCCAACAGATCCGAACCAAGAATATGTTCCCCATATACCAGGAGACTGAGCATGGAA GCTTTCGGGTCACCTCCAGCAGCTCCCAGTTCAGTTCACGTGATTCAGCACAGTTCTCTGATTCTGGCTCTACTGATGAGGTTGATGAACTTGAAATCCAAG ATGATAGCGAAGGATCTAACCTGACTCACATGTCAAAGAATGGACTCTCAGTGTCGATGGCCTCGATGTTCTCAG ATGCTGACATCAGAAGGAGCACAGCCTCAAGCAGCAAATCCTTCAATTCTTCTCAGTCCTT CTCCCACTGCTTCCTACACTCCACATCTGCTGAGGCCGTGGCCATGGGGCTCCTGAAGCAGTTTGAGGGGATGCAGCTTCCAGCTGCCTCCGAGCTGGAGTGGCTAGTCCCAGAGCATGATGCTCCTCAGAAG CTCCTGCCCATCCCTGACTCATTGCCCATCTCACCGGATGATGGGCAGCACGCTGACATCTACAAGCTGCGTATCCGTGTTCGTGGCAACTTGGAGTGGGCCCCACCGCGGCCtcagataatttttaatgttcatgCAGCCCCAAC GAGGAAAATTGCTGTGGCCAAGCAGAATTACCGCTGTGCGGGATGTGGCATCCGTACTGACCCTG ATTATATCAAGCGGCTGCGGTACTGTGAGTACTTGGGCAAATACTTCTGTCAGTGCTGCCATGAAAATGCCCAGATGGTCATCCCCAGCCGGATTCTGCGCAAGTGGGACTTCAGCAAGTACTATGTCAGCAACTTCTCCAAGGACCTGCTGATTAAGATCTGGAACGATCCTCTCTTCAATGTGCAGGACATCAACACTGCCCTCTATAGGAAGGTCAAGCTGCTCAATCAAGTCCGA CTGCTGCGGGTCCAGCTATATCACATGAAGAACATGTTCAAGACATGCCGGCTGGCCAAAGA GCTTCTGGATTCTTTTGACACAGTCCCAGGCCACCTGACAGAAGATCTCCACCTGTACTCACTGAATGACCTGACTGCAACCAGGAAGGGGGAGCTGGGGCCCCGGCTTGCTGAGCtcaccagggcaggggctgcccaTGTAGAACGGTGCATG ctctgccaagCCAAAGGCTTCATCTGTGAGTTCTGTCAGAATGAGGAAGACATCATCTTTCCTTTTGAGCTCCATAAGTGCCGGACCTGTGAAG AGTGTAAAGCATGTTACCATAAAGCTTGCTTCAAGTCTGGAAGCTGTCCCCGGTGTGAGCGGCTGCAGGCCCGGCGGGAGTTGCTGGCTAAGCAAAGCTTGGAGTCCTACATGTCAGACTATGAGGAGGAACCCACTGAAGCCTTGGCCCTAGAAGCCACTGTCCTGGAGACCACCTGA
- the RUBCN gene encoding run domain Beclin-1-interacting and cysteine-rich domain-containing protein isoform X1: MRLEGAGMDLGGCEEESRREHWQLLGNLKTTVEGLVSTNSPNVWSKYGGLERLCRDMQSILYHGLIHDQQVCCRQTDYWQFVKDIRWLSPHSALHVEKFINLHENGQSSADGVSERAVAELWLQHSLQCHCLSAQLRPLLGDRQYIRKFYTDTAFLLSDAHVTAMLQCLEAVEQNNPRLLAQIDASMFARKHESPLLVTKSQSLTALPGSTYTPPTSYAQHSYFGSFSSLHQSMPNNSSERRSTSFSLSGPPQKPQESRGHISPAEDQTVQAPLLSVSALARDSPLTPNEMSSSTLTSPIEASWVSSQNDSPSDASEGPEYLAIGNLDPRGRTASLQSHSSNAESSSSNLFSSSSSQKPDSAASSLGDQEGGRESQLSSVLRRSSFSEGQTLTVTSGTKKSHIRSHSDTNIASRGAPESCNDKSKLKGPLSGQSSEGSTPSSLYMEYEGGQYQCSGEGMFRRPSEGQSLISYLSEQDFGSCADLEKENAHFSISESLIAAIELMKCNMMSQCLEEEEVEEEDSDREIQELKQKIRLRRQQIRTKNMFPIYQETEHGSFRVTSSSSQFSSRDSAQFSDSGSTDEVDELEIQDDSEGSNLTHMSKNGLSVSMASMFSDADIRRSTASSSKSFNSSQSFSHCFLHSTSAEAVAMGLLKQFEGMQLPAASELEWLVPEHDAPQKLLPIPDSLPISPDDGQHADIYKLRIRVRGNLEWAPPRPQIIFNVHAAPTRKIAVAKQNYRCAGCGIRTDPDYIKRLRYCEYLGKYFCQCCHENAQMVIPSRILRKWDFSKYYVSNFSKDLLIKIWNDPLFNVQDINTALYRKVKLLNQVRLLRVQLYHMKNMFKTCRLAKELLDSFDTVPGHLTEDLHLYSLNDLTATRKGELGPRLAELTRAGAAHVERCMLCQAKGFICEFCQNEEDIIFPFELHKCRTCEECKACYHKACFKSGSCPRCERLQARRELLAKQSLESYMSDYEEEPTEALALEATVLETT, translated from the exons GAGGGAGCACTGGCAGTTGCTGGGTAATTTGAAGACTACTGTGGAGGGTTTGGTGTCAACCAACAGCCCTAACGTCTGGTCCAAGTATGGTGGCCTGGAGCGGCTTTGCAGGGACATGCAGAGCATCCTCTATCATGGGCTCATCCATGACCAG CAGGTGTGCTGCCGCCAGACTGATTACTGGCAATTTGTGAAAGATATCCGGTGGCTCAGTCCCCACTCAGCTCTTCATGTGGAGAAG TTCATCAACTTACATGAGAATGGCCAGAGCAGTGCTGATGGTGTGAGTGAGCGTGCCGTGGCAGAACTGTGGCTGCAGCACAGCTTGCAGTGCCACTGCCTCTCAGCCCAGCTGCGACCTCTGCTTGGGGATAGACAGTATATCAGAAAATTCTACACAG ATACTGCTTTCCTGCTAAGTGACGCCCACGTCACGGCCATGCTCCAATGCCTAGAAGCAGTGGAACAGAACAACCCCCGCCTCCTGGCTCAGATTGATGCATCTATG ttcgCCAGAAAGCACGAGAGCCCGCTATTGGTGACAAAGAGCCAGAGCCTGACAGCTCTGCCTGGTTCCACATACACCCCTCCAACCAGCTATGCTCAGCATTCCTACTTCGGGTCCTTCTCTAGCTTGCACCAATCCATGCCCAACAACAGCTCGG AGAGAAGATCTACTTCCTTTTCACTCTCTGGCCCTCCCCAGAAACCTCAAGAAAGCAGAGGGCACATATCACCAGCAGAGGATCAAACTGTCCAAGCCCCCCTGCTTTCAGTCTCTGCACTAGCCAGGGATTCTCCTTTGACTCCAAATGAGATGAGCTCCAGCACTCTAACCAGCCCCATAGAGGCATCCTGGGTCAGCAGCCAAAATGATTCCCCAAGTGATGCCAGTGAGGGGCCTGAGTACCTGGCCATTGGCAACCTGGACCCCCGAGGACGGACTGCCAGCCTTCAAAGTCACAGCAGCAATGCCGAGAGCAGCAGCTCCAATTTGTTCTCCTCCAGCAGCTCCCAGAAGCCAGATTCTGCTGCTTCTTCCTTAGGGGACCAGGAGGGAGGTAGGGAGAGCCAGCTGTCCAGTGTCCTTCGTAGGTCCAGCTTCTCAGAGGGGCAGACACTCACTGTCACCAGCGGGACGAAGAAAAGCCATATCCGCTCCCATTCAGATACCAACATCGCTTCCAGAGGAGCCCCAG AATCCTGCAATGATAAGTCGAAGTTGAAAGGCCCCTTGTCTGGTCAAAGCAGTGAAGGCAGCACACCCAGCTCTCTGTACATGGAGTATG AGGGTGGTCAGTACCAGTGCTCAGGGGAAGGCATGTTCCGAAGACCATCGGAAGGACAGTCACTCATCAGCTACCTCTCTGAGCAAGACTTTGGCAGCTGTGCAGACCTGGAAAAG GAGAATGCCCACTTCAGCATCTCAGAGTCCTTGATTGCTGCCATTGAGCTAATGAAATGTAATATGATGAGCCAGTGCCTAGAAGAGGAGGAAGTAGAGGAGGAAGACAGTGATAGAGAAATCCAGGAGCTGAAGCAGAAGATCCGCCTTCGGCGCCAACAGATCCGAACCAAGAATATGTTCCCCATATACCAGGAGACTGAGCATGGAA GCTTTCGGGTCACCTCCAGCAGCTCCCAGTTCAGTTCACGTGATTCAGCACAGTTCTCTGATTCTGGCTCTACTGATGAGGTTGATGAACTTGAAATCCAAG ATGATAGCGAAGGATCTAACCTGACTCACATGTCAAAGAATGGACTCTCAGTGTCGATGGCCTCGATGTTCTCAG ATGCTGACATCAGAAGGAGCACAGCCTCAAGCAGCAAATCCTTCAATTCTTCTCAGTCCTT CTCCCACTGCTTCCTACACTCCACATCTGCTGAGGCCGTGGCCATGGGGCTCCTGAAGCAGTTTGAGGGGATGCAGCTTCCAGCTGCCTCCGAGCTGGAGTGGCTAGTCCCAGAGCATGATGCTCCTCAGAAG CTCCTGCCCATCCCTGACTCATTGCCCATCTCACCGGATGATGGGCAGCACGCTGACATCTACAAGCTGCGTATCCGTGTTCGTGGCAACTTGGAGTGGGCCCCACCGCGGCCtcagataatttttaatgttcatgCAGCCCCAAC GAGGAAAATTGCTGTGGCCAAGCAGAATTACCGCTGTGCGGGATGTGGCATCCGTACTGACCCTG ATTATATCAAGCGGCTGCGGTACTGTGAGTACTTGGGCAAATACTTCTGTCAGTGCTGCCATGAAAATGCCCAGATGGTCATCCCCAGCCGGATTCTGCGCAAGTGGGACTTCAGCAAGTACTATGTCAGCAACTTCTCCAAGGACCTGCTGATTAAGATCTGGAACGATCCTCTCTTCAATGTGCAGGACATCAACACTGCCCTCTATAGGAAGGTCAAGCTGCTCAATCAAGTCCGA CTGCTGCGGGTCCAGCTATATCACATGAAGAACATGTTCAAGACATGCCGGCTGGCCAAAGA GCTTCTGGATTCTTTTGACACAGTCCCAGGCCACCTGACAGAAGATCTCCACCTGTACTCACTGAATGACCTGACTGCAACCAGGAAGGGGGAGCTGGGGCCCCGGCTTGCTGAGCtcaccagggcaggggctgcccaTGTAGAACGGTGCATG ctctgccaagCCAAAGGCTTCATCTGTGAGTTCTGTCAGAATGAGGAAGACATCATCTTTCCTTTTGAGCTCCATAAGTGCCGGACCTGTGAAG AGTGTAAAGCATGTTACCATAAAGCTTGCTTCAAGTCTGGAAGCTGTCCCCGGTGTGAGCGGCTGCAGGCCCGGCGGGAGTTGCTGGCTAAGCAAAGCTTGGAGTCCTACATGTCAGACTATGAGGAGGAACCCACTGAAGCCTTGGCCCTAGAAGCCACTGTCCTGGAGACCACCTGA
- the RUBCN gene encoding run domain Beclin-1-interacting and cysteine-rich domain-containing protein isoform X4, with product MRLEGAGMDLGGCEEESRREHWQLLGNLKTTVEGLVSTNSPNVWSKYGGLERLCRDMQSILYHGLIHDQVCCRQTDYWQFVKDIRWLSPHSALHVEKFINLHENGQSSADGVSERAVAELWLQHSLQCHCLSAQLRPLLGDRQYIRKFYTDTAFLLSDAHVTAMLQCLEAVEQNNPRLLAQIDASMFARKHESPLLVTKSQSLTALPGSTYTPPTSYAQHSYFGSFSSLHQSMPNNSSERRSTSFSLSGPPQKPQESRGHISPAEDQTVQAPLLSVSALARDSPLTPNEMSSSTLTSPIEASWVSSQNDSPSDASEGPEYLAIGNLDPRGRTASLQSHSSNAESSSSNLFSSSSSQKPDSAASSLGDQEGGRESQLSSVLRRSSFSEGQTLTVTSGTKKSHIRSHSDTNIASRGAPESCNDKSKLKGPLSGQSSEGSTPSSLYMEYEGGQYQCSGEGMFRRPSEGQSLISYLSEQDFGSCADLEKENAHFSISESLIAAIELMKCNMMSQCLEEEEVEEEDSDREIQELKQKIRLRRQQIRTKNMFPIYQETEHGSFRVTSSSSQFSSRDSAQFSDSGSTDEVDELEIQDADIRRSTASSSKSFNSSQSFSHCFLHSTSAEAVAMGLLKQFEGMQLPAASELEWLVPEHDAPQKLLPIPDSLPISPDDGQHADIYKLRIRVRGNLEWAPPRPQIIFNVHAAPTRKIAVAKQNYRCAGCGIRTDPDYIKRLRYCEYLGKYFCQCCHENAQMVIPSRILRKWDFSKYYVSNFSKDLLIKIWNDPLFNVQDINTALYRKVKLLNQVRLLRVQLYHMKNMFKTCRLAKELLDSFDTVPGHLTEDLHLYSLNDLTATRKGELGPRLAELTRAGAAHVERCMLCQAKGFICEFCQNEEDIIFPFELHKCRTCEECKACYHKACFKSGSCPRCERLQARRELLAKQSLESYMSDYEEEPTEALALEATVLETT from the exons GAGGGAGCACTGGCAGTTGCTGGGTAATTTGAAGACTACTGTGGAGGGTTTGGTGTCAACCAACAGCCCTAACGTCTGGTCCAAGTATGGTGGCCTGGAGCGGCTTTGCAGGGACATGCAGAGCATCCTCTATCATGGGCTCATCCATGACCAG GTGTGCTGCCGCCAGACTGATTACTGGCAATTTGTGAAAGATATCCGGTGGCTCAGTCCCCACTCAGCTCTTCATGTGGAGAAG TTCATCAACTTACATGAGAATGGCCAGAGCAGTGCTGATGGTGTGAGTGAGCGTGCCGTGGCAGAACTGTGGCTGCAGCACAGCTTGCAGTGCCACTGCCTCTCAGCCCAGCTGCGACCTCTGCTTGGGGATAGACAGTATATCAGAAAATTCTACACAG ATACTGCTTTCCTGCTAAGTGACGCCCACGTCACGGCCATGCTCCAATGCCTAGAAGCAGTGGAACAGAACAACCCCCGCCTCCTGGCTCAGATTGATGCATCTATG ttcgCCAGAAAGCACGAGAGCCCGCTATTGGTGACAAAGAGCCAGAGCCTGACAGCTCTGCCTGGTTCCACATACACCCCTCCAACCAGCTATGCTCAGCATTCCTACTTCGGGTCCTTCTCTAGCTTGCACCAATCCATGCCCAACAACAGCTCGG AGAGAAGATCTACTTCCTTTTCACTCTCTGGCCCTCCCCAGAAACCTCAAGAAAGCAGAGGGCACATATCACCAGCAGAGGATCAAACTGTCCAAGCCCCCCTGCTTTCAGTCTCTGCACTAGCCAGGGATTCTCCTTTGACTCCAAATGAGATGAGCTCCAGCACTCTAACCAGCCCCATAGAGGCATCCTGGGTCAGCAGCCAAAATGATTCCCCAAGTGATGCCAGTGAGGGGCCTGAGTACCTGGCCATTGGCAACCTGGACCCCCGAGGACGGACTGCCAGCCTTCAAAGTCACAGCAGCAATGCCGAGAGCAGCAGCTCCAATTTGTTCTCCTCCAGCAGCTCCCAGAAGCCAGATTCTGCTGCTTCTTCCTTAGGGGACCAGGAGGGAGGTAGGGAGAGCCAGCTGTCCAGTGTCCTTCGTAGGTCCAGCTTCTCAGAGGGGCAGACACTCACTGTCACCAGCGGGACGAAGAAAAGCCATATCCGCTCCCATTCAGATACCAACATCGCTTCCAGAGGAGCCCCAG AATCCTGCAATGATAAGTCGAAGTTGAAAGGCCCCTTGTCTGGTCAAAGCAGTGAAGGCAGCACACCCAGCTCTCTGTACATGGAGTATG AGGGTGGTCAGTACCAGTGCTCAGGGGAAGGCATGTTCCGAAGACCATCGGAAGGACAGTCACTCATCAGCTACCTCTCTGAGCAAGACTTTGGCAGCTGTGCAGACCTGGAAAAG GAGAATGCCCACTTCAGCATCTCAGAGTCCTTGATTGCTGCCATTGAGCTAATGAAATGTAATATGATGAGCCAGTGCCTAGAAGAGGAGGAAGTAGAGGAGGAAGACAGTGATAGAGAAATCCAGGAGCTGAAGCAGAAGATCCGCCTTCGGCGCCAACAGATCCGAACCAAGAATATGTTCCCCATATACCAGGAGACTGAGCATGGAA GCTTTCGGGTCACCTCCAGCAGCTCCCAGTTCAGTTCACGTGATTCAGCACAGTTCTCTGATTCTGGCTCTACTGATGAGGTTGATGAACTTGAAATCCAAG ATGCTGACATCAGAAGGAGCACAGCCTCAAGCAGCAAATCCTTCAATTCTTCTCAGTCCTT CTCCCACTGCTTCCTACACTCCACATCTGCTGAGGCCGTGGCCATGGGGCTCCTGAAGCAGTTTGAGGGGATGCAGCTTCCAGCTGCCTCCGAGCTGGAGTGGCTAGTCCCAGAGCATGATGCTCCTCAGAAG CTCCTGCCCATCCCTGACTCATTGCCCATCTCACCGGATGATGGGCAGCACGCTGACATCTACAAGCTGCGTATCCGTGTTCGTGGCAACTTGGAGTGGGCCCCACCGCGGCCtcagataatttttaatgttcatgCAGCCCCAAC GAGGAAAATTGCTGTGGCCAAGCAGAATTACCGCTGTGCGGGATGTGGCATCCGTACTGACCCTG ATTATATCAAGCGGCTGCGGTACTGTGAGTACTTGGGCAAATACTTCTGTCAGTGCTGCCATGAAAATGCCCAGATGGTCATCCCCAGCCGGATTCTGCGCAAGTGGGACTTCAGCAAGTACTATGTCAGCAACTTCTCCAAGGACCTGCTGATTAAGATCTGGAACGATCCTCTCTTCAATGTGCAGGACATCAACACTGCCCTCTATAGGAAGGTCAAGCTGCTCAATCAAGTCCGA CTGCTGCGGGTCCAGCTATATCACATGAAGAACATGTTCAAGACATGCCGGCTGGCCAAAGA GCTTCTGGATTCTTTTGACACAGTCCCAGGCCACCTGACAGAAGATCTCCACCTGTACTCACTGAATGACCTGACTGCAACCAGGAAGGGGGAGCTGGGGCCCCGGCTTGCTGAGCtcaccagggcaggggctgcccaTGTAGAACGGTGCATG ctctgccaagCCAAAGGCTTCATCTGTGAGTTCTGTCAGAATGAGGAAGACATCATCTTTCCTTTTGAGCTCCATAAGTGCCGGACCTGTGAAG AGTGTAAAGCATGTTACCATAAAGCTTGCTTCAAGTCTGGAAGCTGTCCCCGGTGTGAGCGGCTGCAGGCCCGGCGGGAGTTGCTGGCTAAGCAAAGCTTGGAGTCCTACATGTCAGACTATGAGGAGGAACCCACTGAAGCCTTGGCCCTAGAAGCCACTGTCCTGGAGACCACCTGA